DNA sequence from the Pirellulales bacterium genome:
ATATTGGAAACACTTTACTCTGCCGGACTGCGAGTAAGCGAACTCGTGGGAGTCAACGATGATGACCTTGATACGGCAGCTGGCGTGGTCCGGGTCCGCGGCAAAGGACGCAAAGAGCGATTGGCGCCACTGGGATCATTTGCCGAGAAAGCGATTACTCGCTGGGTAAAAGTGCGAAAAATCGATTCAACTTTGACTCGTCAGCCTCGACGGCCGATATTCACCAACAAATTTGGCCGAAGGCTGACCACACGCAGCGTGGGCCGGCTGTTGGAGAAATATCTGAAAATCTCCGGGCTCGATCGTCGCACCACCCCGCACACGCTGCGGCATAGCTTCGCCACGCATTTGCTCGACCGTGGTGCAGATATTCGCAGCGTACAAGAATTGCTTGGCCACAAAAGCTTGGCGACCACGCAAATTTACACGCACGTAAGCACCGCCAGTTTGCGCAAAGTATATGAAAAAGCACATCCGCGCGCAAGATAGCCCTTGACGCGCGGATGGAGTATTGCCAGTTTAAATTTTTCTAAACCAAACTCTTTCGCACGGCCCAGACTGCGGCTTGCGTACGATCGGTCACGGCAATTTTGCG
Encoded proteins:
- the xerC gene encoding tyrosine recombinase XerC; amino-acid sequence: MQIAIERFLQYLRVERNASELTIKSYREDMQCLVAYLTETGAPPDPSAITTLDLRGYVASMHESNFAKTTISRRLASMRSFFRFGQREGWATTNPAKPLRNPRKPRDLPHFLSSDDLARLLETPPANQAMGLRDRAILETLYSAGLRVSELVGVNDDDLDTAAGVVRVRGKGRKERLAPLGSFAEKAITRWVKVRKIDSTLTRQPRRPIFTNKFGRRLTTRSVGRLLEKYLKISGLDRRTTPHTLRHSFATHLLDRGADIRSVQELLGHKSLATTQIYTHVSTASLRKVYEKAHPRAR